A single Lolium perenne isolate Kyuss_39 chromosome 6, Kyuss_2.0, whole genome shotgun sequence DNA region contains:
- the LOC127307438 gene encoding ARF guanine-nucleotide exchange factor GNOM produces MDAPPPAPASSAPRVAMACVLTSEVATVLAIMRRNVRWSGGRYAGDELDHPLIAGLKSLRRAVATWDPSRWGDVDPLLYLRPFLDLVRSDEAGAPTTGAALSSLHKILSLDLLGPDAPNVADAMSAVVEAVTACRFEVTDLASEEAVLARVLQVLLACVRARAAPALSNRHVCDIVSTCFRVVQQAATKGELLQRISRHTMHEVVRCVFARLPDIDATAAQDQQIAGSKQQGFSASKMGNGNDSVCLSSSKDEVGGKSGVVQDKAMMELFGVPCMVEILQFLCSLLNIAEDNEVNPRMNAVDFDEDMPLFALGLINSAIELSSSYIHRHPKLLSFLQDELFRNLMQIGLSISPLILPMVSSIIFTLFYHLRQELKLQLEAFFACVILRLSQSRYGATYQQQEVALETIVEFCRQKVFMAEMYMNMDCDLQCSNVFEDLVNILSKNAFSVEVTLSPLNVLSLDGLLAVIQAIAERTGNSPQHRQQTVEEMREYFPFWQLKCENINDPDQLVRFVNQQKSIKRKLMVGVEHFNTDKKKGFEYLQGAHLLPEKLDPRNVALFFHYTPGLDKNLLGDYLGNHDEFSIQVLHEFSKTFDFKELNLDAALRLFLETFRLPGESQKIQRILEAFSERYYEQSPKLFVNCDATLVLSYSVILLNTDQHNVRVKKKMTEEDFIRNNRHINGGNDLPREFLSEIYYSICKNEIKTIPDQGVGCSEMSFSRWADLMFKSKRSSAYIACHSYPFLDHDMFLIMARPTIAAISVIFGNVEQEENLARCIDGFMSVARLAAFYDLNDVLNDLVVELGKFTILWNTSYDDPATAFGEDSKARMATEALFTIATIHGDHINTGWGTIIDCILRFHKTGLIPACFFNDTDDDQEPSSASLPSKISAPYPAASQVMPVSTPKKIYGLMGRFSQLLYLDTEEPKFQPTEEQLAAQRNASETIKKCQIGTIFTESKFLQADSLLNLARALIQAAGQPQKISSSIYDEDNAVFCLELIITIALNNRDRVVLLWHDVYDHITHIVQSTVTPCNLVEKAVFGLLDIVQRLLPYKENLVDDLLRSLQLILKLDARVADAYCENITQEVTRLVRDNATHIKSQMGWQTIISLLCITARHPDASEACFEALVFIMFEGSHLSPANFVLSVEASRQFAESRLGSAERSIHALNLMAESVNCLTRWSHEIKEASGEAERMLEGINEMWLQLIQALRKMCTDQREEVRNHALLLLHKCLVVDGISVSSSAWLMSFDIVFQLLDELLDIAQTSSPKDFRNMEVSLLHAVKLLFKLFLQSLNDLSAQSSFSKLWLEVLDMMEKLMKVKVRGSRTEKLQEAITEQLKNVLLVMKASGILSKKSTSGDSNLWEATWLQVSNIAPLLHSVIFPGNDGDDAAQSTQDKLDIPAVSEGRLVSVK; encoded by the exons ATGGACGCACCACCACCAGCACCAGCGTCGTCGGCGCCACGCGTGGCCATGGCGTGCGTGCTGACGTCGGAGGTCGCCACGGTGCTCGCCATCATGCGCCGCAACGTCCGCTGGTCCGGCGGCCGCTACGCCGGCGACGAGCTCGACCACCCCCTCATCGCGGGGCTCAAATCCCTCCGCCGCGCCGTCGCCACGTGGGACCCGAGCCGATGGGGGGACGTCGACCCGCTCCTCTACCTCCGCCCCTTCCTGGACCTCGTCCGCTCCGACGAGGCCGGCGCGCCCACCACGGGCGCCGCGCTCTCCTCCCTGCACAAGATACTCTCCCTCGACCTCCTTGGCCCCGACGCGCCCAACGTTGCCGATGCCATGTCCGCCGTCGTGGAGGCCGTCACGGCATGCCGCTTCGAGGTTACTGACCTGGCGTCAGAGGAGGCCGTCCTGGCTCGGGTCTTGCAGGTGCTGCTCGCCTGCGTCCGTGCCCGCGCCGCGCCGGCGCTCTCCAACCGCCACGTCTGCGACATCGTCAGCACCTGCTTCCGCGTCGTGCAGCAGGCTGCTACCAAGGGAGAGCTGCTACAGCGCATTTCCCGCCACACTATGCACGAGGTTGTACGCTGTGTCTTCGCCCGCTTGCCGGACATTGATGCCACCGCGGCTCAAGACCAGCAG ATTGCTGGTAGCAAGCAACAAGGTTTCAGTGCTAGCAAGATGGGGAATGGTAATGATTCTGTGTGCTTGAGTAGTTCCAAGGATGAAGTGGGAGGTAAATCTGGTGTTGTGCAAGACAAAGCTATGATGGAGCTGTTTGGGGTTCCTTGCATGGTAGAAATATTGCAGTTTTTGTGCTCTCTTTTGAACATAGCTGAAGACAATGAGGTGAACCCGAGGATGAATGCAGTTGACTTTGATGAGGATATGCCACTCTTTGCTCTGGGGTTGATCAATTCTGCTATTGAGCTATCATCTTCATACATACACAGACACCCCAAACTACTTAGTTTTTTACAAGATGAACTGTTCCGCAATCTAATGCAGATCGGCCTATCAATCAGCCCCTTGATTCTACCGATGGTATCCAGCATTATTTTTACTCTCTTCTACCATTTACGCCAGGAACTTAAGCTTCAACTTGAGGCTTTCTTTGCATGTGTGATCCTAAGACTATCCCAGAGTAGATATGGAGCTACTTATCAGCAGCAGGAAGTTGCTTTGGAGACTATAGTGGAGTTTTGCCGACAGAAAGTGTTTATGGCTGAGATGTATATGAATATGGACTGTGATTTACAGTGCTCTAATGTTTTTGAAGACCTAGTTAACATTCTGTCTAAAAATGCATTCTCTGTGGAAGTTACTTTGTCACCTTTGAATGTGCTATCTTTGGATGGTTTGCTTGCTGTCATTCAGGCAATAGCAGAGAGGACTGGCAATTCACCTCAGCACCGCCAGCAAACGGTAGAAGAAATGAGAGAATATTTTCCGTTTTGGCAGTTGAAGTGTGAGAACATTAATGATCCTGATCAATTGGTTAGATTTGTTAACCAGCAGAAAAGCATCAAGAGAAAGCTGATGGTTGGTGTTGAACATTTCAATACGGATAAAAAGAAGGGTTTTGAGTATCTGCAAGGTGCTCATCTCTTGCCTGAAAAACTTGATCCACGTAATGTCGCCCTGTTTTTCCACTACACACCTGGATTAGACAAGAATCTTCTTGGGGATTATCTGGGGAATCATGATGAGTTCTCCATTCAGGTCCTTCATGAGTTCTCTAAAACCTTTGACTTCAAGGAGTTGAACTTGGATGCTGCCCTAAGGCTCTTCCTGGAAACCTTCCGGCTGCCTGGTGAATCACAGAAGATACAAAGGATTCTTGAGGCCTTTTCTGAGAGGTACTACGAGCAGTCACCAAAATTGTTTGTTAACTGTGATGCCACTCTGGTGCTGTCATACTCAGTTATCTTGCTCAACACGGATCAGCACAATGTACGGGTTAAGAAGAAGATGACCGAGGAAGACTTCATCAGGAACAATCGCCATATCAATGGTGGGAATGATCTTCCAAGGGAGTTCTTGTCTGAGATATATTATTCTATTTGTAAAAATGAAATCAAAACCATTCCCGACCAAGGAGTAGGATGTTCTGAGATGTCTTTTAGCCGCTGGGCTGATCTGATGTTTAAGTCAAAGAGGTCATCAGCTTACATTGCTTGTCACTCCTACCCTTTTCTTGATCATGACATGTTTCTTATCATGGCCAGGCCAACAATTGCTGCTATCTCAGTGATTTTTGGTAATGTTGAGCAAGAAGAGAATCTTGCGAGATGCATTGATGGTTTTATGTCAGTGGCTAGGCTGGCTGCATTCTATGATCTTAATGATGTGCTGAATgatcttgttgtggaacttggcaAGTTCACTATTTTGTGGAACACTTCCTATGATGATCCTGCAACAGCTTTCGGTGAGGATTCCAAGGCTAGAATGGCAACGGAGGCTCTTTTCACTATAGCAACTATTCATGGTGATCACATAAACACAGGATGGGGAACCATAATAGATTGCATTTTAAGATTTCACAAGACAGGCCTTATTCCTGCTTGCTTCTTTAACGATACAGATGATGATCAGGAGCCCTCTTCTGCTTCATTGCCTAGCAAGATTTCCGCTCCATATCCCGCTGCATCTCAAGTCATGCCAGTCAGCACTCCTAAGAAAATATATGGGCTAATGGGGAGGTTCAGTCAACTATTGTATTTAGATACCGAAGAGCCAAAGTTCCAGCCAACTGAGGAGCAGCTTGCTGCTCAGAGGAATGCTTCAGAGACAATAAAGAAGTGCCAAATAGGTACAATCTTCACCGAGAGCAAATTCTTACAAGCTGACTCACTCTTGAATCTGGCAAGAGCCCTCATTCAGGCAGCTGGCCAACCTCAGAAGATCTCCAGCTCGATATATGATGAGGACAATGCAGTCTTCTgcttagagcttatcatcactattgCATTAAATAACAGAGACAGGGTTGTCCTTTTATGGCATGATGTTTATGATCACATAACTCATATTGTTCAGTCCACAGTGACGCCCTGCAATCTTGTGGAGAAAGCTGTTTTTGGCCTCCTCGACATTGTTCAGCGTTTGCTTCCTTATAAGGAGAATCTTGTGGATGATTTACTGAGGTCGCTTCAGTTAATCTTGAAACTTGATGCTCGTGTGGCTGATGCTTATTGCGAGAATATTACCCAGGAGGTTACACGCCTTGTTAGGGACAATGCAACACATATCAAGTCCCAGATGGGTTggcaaactattatttccttgctgTGCATCACTGCTCGCCATCCGGATGCTTCTGAAGCTTGTTTTGAAGCCCTAGTTTTTATCATGTTTGAGGGATCACACCTCTCACCTGCGAACTTTGTCCTTTCGGTGGAGGCCTCAAGACAGTTTGCGGAGTCTAGGCTCGGGTCTGCAGAAAGATCTATCCATGCTTTAAACCTAATGGCAGAATCAGTGAACTGTCTTACACGCTGGTCACATGAGATTAAGGAAGCTAGTGGAGAGGCGGAAAGGATGTTGGAAGGAATTAATGAGATGTGGCTGCAGCTAATTCAGGCTCTACGGAAGATGTGCACAGATCAGAGGGAAGAAGTGAGGAATCATGCTCTGTTATTGTTGCACAAATGCTTAGTAGTTGATGGAATATCAGTTTCATCTTCAGCGTGGTTGATGTCATTTGACATTGTTTTCCAGTTGCTCGATGAATTGTTAGACATTGCACAGACTTCCTCACCAAAGGATTTCAGAAACATGGAGGTGTCTCTCTTGCATGCTGTAAAACTGTTATTCAAATTATTCTTGCAGTCACTTAATGATCTTTCAGCACAGAGCAGTTTCAGTAAGCTGTGGTTGGAAGTCTTGGACATGATGGAGAAGCTCATGAAAGTCAAAGTTAGAGGGAGTAGGACCGAGAAGCTACAAGAGGCCATCACAGAGCAACTCAAGAACGTACTGTTGGTGATGAAAGCGAGTGGGATCTTATCAAAGAAAAGCACCAGCGGGGATTCCAATTTGTGGGAAGCAACATGGCTTCAAGTTAGCAATATCGCACCTTTGCTTCATTCAGTAATTTTCCCTGGTAATGATGGTGATGATGCAGCACAAAGTACACAAGACAAGTTGGATATTCCAGCAGTTTCTGAGGGGAGATTAGTTAGCGTCAAATGA